The genomic DNA CACTAGAACATGAAGTTATTACCCTCAATACATTCCTGTGTCGTATGTTCCTCCAAACTTCACACTCCCTCATAAAGCTTCTTTGAGCTCCTCGATTTTGAAGATGAAGAACTTTGATTGCAACATATCTATCATCATCTTCATTAAGGATTCCTTTATAAACGGAACTGAACCCACCATTTCCAATCAAATTAGCCTCCGAGAACCCATTGGTAGCCTTGAAAAGTTGTTTGTAGGAAACTTTCAAGAATCCACTACTTTTTGATGATTGAGATAGTTGTCTCTTAATTTTCTTTTTGCAACAAACATATGCTAAACATATTATGCTGAAAAGGGTGGATGCCACCAAAATGACTATTACAAACAAAGGAAacctttttgtttgttttttcatcTCCTTGCATCTTCGTAAACCTAGTTCGGTTAAGCCACCACAAAGCCTACTATTCCCAAAAACAGAGAATGCACTTTCATTCGAGAACACTCCAAGCATTGGTACTTGACCCTCAAAATCATTATATGACAAATTTAAATGTTCTAACTTCAACTGTTCCAAAAATTTAGGAATTTGCCCCGATAAATTATTATAAGAAATATCAAGTTCCAACAATCCTTTCAAGGAACTTAATGATGATGGCATTATACCTTGAAATAAGTTGCCTTTAAGGATCAATCTTGTAAGGCTATCACAATCACCAAGGCCACTAGGAATGTTTCCTGATAAATTATTATAAGATAAATCCAGAGCGCTCAACATCTTGAGGTATCCAACCTCCATTGGAAGTGACCCAAACAAATTGTTTTGAGAAAGATTCAAAGTTTTGGACAGAGATGAAAGTTGAAGAAGTCGTGTGGGTATTTTTCCGTTAAGTCTATTGTCACCAAGGTCTAACTCTAATAGACGACGACAATTTCCAAGGCTTGATGGGATAGCCCCTTCCAACTTGTTTGAAGATAAAGAAAGTGTGATCAACAATGATAAATTCCCTATGGTATCAGGTATTCTTCCTAAAAGTTGGTTTTTGTGTAAATCAAGTACTTGTAGCGTTTGAAGGTTACCAATGGTTGAGGGAATACTTCCAGTGAAATGGTTTGTTGCTAAATATAAACTGCTCACGCCAGCTAGATTGCCAATTGATAAAGGGAGGTTTCCATGTAACTGATTTAGCTCTAAAGATAAATAGCTGAGTTGATCAGAAAGATTACCTATAGAACTCGGGAGCACTCCTTGAAAATTGCAGTCGGAAATATCCAGGTACTTTAATTTGGTACAATTTTCCAAAGAATTAATAAACTTCATTTCATCAATTTCTTTGCTTCCAAAGTTGTTAGAACCGATGGttataaaatatatatctctCAGTTTTGAAAAGTCAATCGTCAACTTTCCACGAAACTTGTTCTTGTTCATTTGAAGATCCGACAATCTTGAGCAATTAGAAATTGTTGGTGGAAGAGGCCCGGTTAGTTGGTTACCCCATAAATAAAGAGAAACGAGTTGTGGGAGCATTGTACCTAAGGCTAGAGGAAGGCTGCCTGTCAATTGATTATTAGTGAAGCGAACCTCGGTTAGGAGTGAAAGGTTATACATGGGAGCGATGGTCCCGGATAAATTACAATGACTGCAGTAAATTTGTTCCAAGTTTTTCCAATGGCTTAAGGTGTCTGGAATGCTCCCACCTAAAGGATTTCCATGAGTAGCAAACACTACCATTGTTGTAATATTCCCTAAGAAAGGTGAGATTCCACCCGTTAACTTATTATATTGAAGTAATAGGAAACTAAGTTTTGGGAGGAAACTGATCTCTTTGGGTATGCTTCCAACTAACTCGTTTTCTGAAAGACCGATCTCTACAAGGTTAGAACAACCGGATATGTTAGCTGGAATGACCCCGTTGAATTTGTTTGTATACAGAGAAAGAACACGTAGCCTAGAAAGGCGGCCGAGTTCATGAGGGATGGCTCCTTGAAAACTGTTATTCCAAAGGTAAAGTCGACGGAGGAAGCTGAGGTTCCCTACATGAGGAGACAAAGAGCCTTCTAGACCTTGCGAGATCAGTCGTAAATAAGTCACCCTTCTATGCCTCTTCCCACATGTAACACCAGCCCAATCACAGAAATGCGTGGAACTGTTCCATGAGGTTAGAGCTCCGTATGGATCATGAGTGATCATCAACTTGATATTGAGCAAAGCCTGATGATCAGTCTCATTTTGGCCTACATAGGCAGCTGAGATGGTTGTGGAAGTAAGAAATATAACAAGAGTATAAAAGATCAAATGAATGTGAGAGAAAGATGATAAGCAAACAATTGGTTGTTTTGAATTCATTTTTAGGAGTAATATAAAACTGGAGATGAAAATCCTTAGGCCTTTTTATCATCAACTTTTGCATGTTAAATGAGATGGCCAGAGGTAGATTCAAGTTATTGTCAAAGGGGGAGGCCCCCATGCATTCAAGATTCATAAGTTTTCTAAAACTCATGTCATGTTAAATGAGATGGCCAGGGGCAGATTCAAGTTGCTGTCGTCATCTAGTACTAATCGGGTAAACATGTATATGGTCTTAAATAATCAAATTGGGTATCACCTAATCCATACTTATCTCATTCTCGTAAATTTTTTAAAACTAAGCTATACTCAATCTCATATCCGTCAAGCTTCAGATATACCTGTCCCAAATATTTTGGGTGTCCATGTCCGATTTCCTTTTGTCATCCCTATTATCCAGTTATCACTTGAGCGTTACAAATTATTGAATATCACCTATTAAAATGAATATATTCTAATAACTTTAAAATTGGAGACAATGCATTCATTTATATTTGAGTTAGTTACATATATAGTCCTTGTGGTGTATTAAATGTTACACCTTTGAGTACTAACTTTTTCTTTTGTGAAAGGTTTAGGTTCCATGATTCAGATTTTATAACACCTTTGAGTATTAAGGCTAACAGCCGTTAATTTTCTATTTAATCAATGTAAATAACTAAGATACCCTGATATAATTTTATGTTAATACTTAAAGGTCTTACTTTCAATAAAACATACAGACtatctatgtaattaactctaaaaaatataaaaaaacttgtaatataattattaaatatttttatgtagcatattttgtaatatttttttaacaaaatataatgggttttcattttttattatttggagttaattacacagatagTACTTATAAGATAGTACTTATAGTTTATTGAAATTAACACATTTAAATGCTAACAGAAAATTAAACAAGgctattttagtcattttatgcTATTTTAACAGAAAAATTAACAACAGTTAACCTTAATACTCAAAGATGTTACAAAATCAAAACTATAAAAAACCTGAATATGTTAGAAAAAATATTAGTATTCAATTCCAAGATGTTACTTTACAATTTGTACAATTAACTCTTTTTGGTCTTCGTCATTCAATTCCATCAATGTATTCAATGTCACCTTTCTTTTCAAACGACTTTTTACACCTAAGCTAATTACCATTAAATTGACTAAAGGTCCCTCAAAGtataaatgtaaatgtaaatgttGAAATTGTAACGAATGTTGATTATTTGAAAAGTTATTGGAATATCTTGATGTATGTTCGACTAAATACGACTACTTGATGATACATAAATGTATATATGTATTGGTAAAATATATAAGTTTTGTTGACGGTGATAAATGTGTATTTTAGTAAGTACATGGAAGCATGTATATATGTGACGACATGATATTATTTTTATGTActtaggcatttcttaaagcgaTTGATATTATTGTGGGAAAAAGGTATTTTTTTAGAGAAATATAAGTTAATTATATATAAACTAGAGTTATGTGTCGACCGCATTGCGGGACGCTAAACCAAATATTTCTTTGTTGAATAACATGTATGCTTTTATTTCGTttagttatacatgctacttataacacgataTAAAAAAAAGATGCATCGAGTTAATCAAATAAAGAAAAACACTAtcatagttatgataaaaaaaaataagtaaaaCGATGGCAAGCGTGTAATTTAATGttgggggcaaaacaataatttgtcagTACCAATTAGCGAGTGGTAGGCAGTTGTTTGGTTGAGtaaaccaagtaaaataaaacactactaTAGTTTTGCCCAAAAAACTATGGCAGCATTGCAATTTTTAGattgggtaaaatcgtaatttaaaaatggaggtaaaataatattttgaaccgagggcaaaaccctttatttattttgaatcgagggcaaaatcgtaatatttTTACTGAGTGTAAAATCGATATTTTTTAGCAGGggcaaaaaaaaacattttattttgaacagggggcaaaattgtaattttaaactGTGAACTAAATTGTAATTTGGCATGATTGTAGCTGTGGGCAaaagtataattttttttaaccaagtcaaaatcgtaaatttaagctGGGGGCAAAgcgtaaatttaatttctaatcGGGGGCAACATTGTAATTTTAAATAGGGGAAAAAATCATTATTTGGTAGGACCTAtaaataactattttataaaaaaagaaacaaaGCTGGCTGGCCGCCACTTTTGGCCAACCACCCATGACTACTATTCCCGCCGACATTCACATCTTATGTTTGTATGtattgaaaatatattatttttattattacaaCGAAATTCtattaattattattactatatattattactatatattactaaacgaatttaaatgaatagtgattttaatattatactaatatatattttttttttaattttttttattattttaatattataataatagttattttctttactttttaagtttaaccatttttttaatattaggggttgggataagcttggtgttaaCCGGTATTGAACCAGTGCTTGTATCGAAAATACTGGTACGGTCCAGTTCGGTATCAGTACATAAAGGTAAAAACcgacactaatacagaaaacgtcaaaagttggtgccgaattcatattggaaatcttttggttcgggaaattcagtgctgctacccggtaccatttgctcatccctgatcacggttaccgtacgaacaacggtatcgtacaacttttttttgttgattttcttcaacttttatttttttctttttttagtttcaggggtagggatgagcttggtgccaaccgatacagaatcagtactgataccgaaaataccggttacggtatcggtatatgaaggtaaaaaacggtagtgaaccggtatTAGGAAcgccaaaagtgggtaccgaattggtactaaAGATCTTTTGGTTCGGTAAATTTGGTATCGGTACCCaaaacaatttgctcatctctgaccacgggtttcatacgaacaacatcgttaccatacaacttttttgattgattttctttcggttattttttagtgtttttttctacattttctttttattcttgtcaacAGTTCCGTTTGCAACACGCTTGTAGTGATTTCAAAATACATGTAAAGACTGACTAAATAGCAAAAGAAATGAGTGAAtttcaaattttgtcctttatctttatagtgAATTTCAGTCGGTGTCCTTTATCTTTCAAATTGACGacttttgtactttatgtttcaaaatcctgcaagttatgtcctttagccctaacccagttagatttttctgttaaatctggtcatatgaattgcacatgagggtattattGTCAATTCACTTTTCAAGGATTAGTTGTGTAAATAAATTAAATAGCTAActattaaaaaatagaaaataaaaaattatatatatatatatatatatatatatcccatTTACCACCAACatccaccgtcaccaccaccaccaccaccacccatgacCCACCTCACTTCACCTATACAtatctaattaaaaaaaaaacagggaAAACAACAGCAAATAACTGGAATCGGATGTTGAATTCATCGATAACTTCACACATCACAGTTTCCAAAAActgaaatcaaaatcaaaaacttCGATCATCATATTCAGTAAAAAAATCAGATCCAAATCGATATACAAAATTCAGATCCAAATCGACATACAATGAAACAAATGGTTCAACCCAAACGTAAGAC from Helianthus annuus cultivar XRQ/B chromosome 7, HanXRQr2.0-SUNRISE, whole genome shotgun sequence includes the following:
- the LOC110868451 gene encoding receptor kinase-like protein Xa21, which gives rise to MNSKQPIVCLSSFSHIHLIFYTLVIFLTSTTISAAYVGQNETDHQALLNIKLMITHDPYGALTSWNSSTHFCDWAGVTCGKRHRRVTYLRLISQGLEGSLSPHVGNLSFLRRLYLWNNSFQGAIPHELGRLSRLRVLSLYTNKFNGVIPANISGCSNLVEIGLSENELVGSIPKEISFLPKLSFLLLQYNKLTGGISPFLGNITTMVVFATHGNPLGGSIPDTLSHWKNLEQIYCSHCNLSGTIAPMYNLSLLTEVRFTNNQLTGSLPLALGTMLPQLVSLYLWGNQLTGPLPPTISNCSRLSDLQMNKNKFRGKLTIDFSKLRDIYFITIGSNNFGSKEIDEMKFINSLENCTKLKYLDISDCNFQGVLPSSIGNLSDQLSYLSLELNQLHGNLPLSIGNLAGVSSLYLATNHFTGSIPSTIGNLQTLQVLDLHKNQLLGRIPDTIGNLSLLITLSLSSNKLEGAIPSSLGNCRRLLELDLGDNRLNGKIPTRLLQLSSLSKTLNLSQNNLFGSLPMEVGYLKMLSALDLSYNNLSGNIPSGLGDCDSLTRLILKGNLFQGIMPSSLSSLKGLLELDISYNNLSGQIPKFLEQLKLEHLNLSYNDFEGQVPMLGVFSNESAFSVFGNSRLCGGLTELGLRRCKEMKKQTKRFPLFVIVILVASTLFSIICLAYVCCKKKIKRQLSQSSKSSGFLKVSYKQLFKATNGFSEANLIGNGGFSSVYKGILNEDDDRYVAIKVLHLQNRGAQRSFMRECEVWRNIRHRNVLRVITSCSSVDFQGNDFKALVYEFMPKGSLHDWLHSSESTSRLNLLQIINILMDVACALDYIHNQCIPAVVHGDLKPSNILLDDDMVAHIGDFGLARFLGTTSYQTNSTMNRGTIGYIAPEYGIGNEMTSSGDIYSFGILLLEVMTGKKPTDDIFQDGLSLHKFASMSLPDHVTNVIDVNIVNTYQEKETATKNKVVDEKKLKECLASTIKIGVSCSVDSPQQRMDIKNVVRELLHILNALQDI